A genomic window from Salvia hispanica cultivar TCC Black 2014 chromosome 5, UniMelb_Shisp_WGS_1.0, whole genome shotgun sequence includes:
- the LOC125190028 gene encoding F-box protein At1g11270-like → MTRKYKVVRIFGEKSLEEECKYGCQVYTVGTGSWRKVPFGDSLRLCDDVGGVLVNGNLHWTAKETRRGSGEWICCFDLETELFSTFPAPPLPSSTGRSLCVLRDCLCVSDISTTDGCIIIWLMEENEHGWTKIFVIPDVDRLPDVDVWPIRIFENGDVLMEFEDGTLFCYSNKTKTFDYDIVSREYRAPFPSTFVYAPSFVSLNSFAMENAWSF, encoded by the coding sequence ATGACCAGAAAATATAAGGTGGTTAGGATTTTCGGTGAAAAATCATTGGAGGAGGAGTGCAAATATGGGTGCCAAGTATACACAGTTGGAACTGGATCGTGGAGAAAAGTTCCCTTTGGTGACTCGCTCAGGTTATGTGACGATGTTGGAGGGGTACTCGTGAATGGGAATCTTCATTGGACCGCCAAGGAAACAAGAAGAGGCTCTGGTGAATGGATTTgttgctttgatcttgaaacgGAACTTTTTAGCACCTTCCCTGCACCTCCTCTTCCTAGTAGTACAGGTAGGTCACTCTGTGTTTTGCGTGATTGCCTTTGTGTAAGCGATATTTCAACCACTGATGGGTGCATTATAATCTGGTTGATGGAGGAAAATGAGCACGGTTGGACAAAGATATTTGTCATCCCTGACGTTGATAGGCTTCCTGATGTTGATGTTTGGCCGATTAGAATTTTCGAAAATGGCGACGTCTTGATGGAATTCGAGGATGGCACGCTATTCTGCTAttccaataaaacaaaaacttttGACTACGACATTGTGTCTCGAGAGTATCGTGCACCGTTCCCCTCTACATTCGTGTATGCCCCGAGCTTTGTCTCTCTCAATAGTTTTGCTATGGAGAATGCATGGTCATTTTGA
- the LOC125190029 gene encoding F-box/kelch-repeat protein At3g06240-like, whose translation MGKDFFKYLSSEIVLDILSRVPTREAMACKCVCKPWLGLLAIPEFVNSHLSRSVLGIAVETRAQSYKMDEFVDEEHRWDTLLVVILSCAIRSHCDYIKLPSPRQTTPKVEFDMENFGFGVSRMTGQYKVVRIFGEKPAEEYEYECQVYTVGTGSWRKVPFSDSLRLCDDVGGVLVNGNLHWTVKETRRGSGEWICCFDLETELFSTFPAPPLPSSTGFYSSRSLCVLRDCLCVSDISTTDGCIIIWLMEEYEHSWTKIFVIPGVDRLCESGKDEWLFGFVDVWPIRIFKNGDALMEWEDGTLFCYSNKTKTFDYDIVS comes from the exons ATGGGGAAAGATTTCTTCAAATATCTATCGTCGGAAATCGTATTAGATATCCTCTCAAGAGTCCCGACTCGAGAAGCTATGGCGTGCAAGTGTGTTTGTAAGCCATGGCTCGGTCTGCTCGCTATTCCTGAATTTGTGAATTCACACCTGTCGAGATCAGTCCTGGGGATTGCAGTTGAAACACGTGCACAATCGTACAAAATGGATGAATTTGTGGATGAGGAGCATCGTTGGGAC ACTTTGCTCGTGGTGATCTTATCTTGTGCAATCCGATCACACTGTGACTATATCAAGCTCCCTTCTCCGCGACAAACCACCCCAAAAGTTGAGTTTGACATGGAGAATTTTGGATTCGGGGTGAGCAGAATGACCGGCCAATATAAGGTGGTTAGGATTTTCGGTGAAAAACCAGCAGAGGAGTACGAATATGAGTGCCAAGTATACACTGTTGGAACTGGATCGTGGAGAAAAGTTCCCTTTAGTGACTCCCTCAGGTTATGTGACGATGTTGGAGGGGTGCTTGTGAATGGGAATCTTCATTGGACCGTCAAGGAAACAAGAAGAGGCTCTGGTGAATGGATTTgttgctttgatcttgaaacgGAACTTTTTAGCACCTTCCCTGCACCTCCTCTTCCTAGTAGTACAGGTTTTTACTCGAGTAGGTCACTCTGTGTTTTGCGGGATTGCCTTTGTGTAAGCGATATTTCAACCACCGATGGGTGCATTATAATCTGGTTGATGGAGGAATACGAGCACAGTTGGACAAAGATATTTGTCATCCCTGGTGTTGATAGACTTTGTGAGAGCGGCAAAGATGAATGGCtttttggttttgttgatGTTTGGCCTattagaattttcaaaaatggtgACGCCTTGATGGAATGGGAGGATGGCACGCTATTCTGCTATTCAAATAAGACGAAAACTTTTGACTACGACATTGTGTCTTGA
- the LOC125190030 gene encoding putative F-box protein At3g16210, translated as MGENFFKYLPSETVLDILSRVPTREVMACKCVCKPWLGLLATPEFVNAHISRSVLGFAVETRPQSFKMVEIVEELDEEHRLDVTFSFKLPFNEMIHSSGNGLFFLKDFAYGVLILCNPITCAYIMENFGFGVSRMTGQYTVVRIFVEKSWEEECNYELDVGGILVNGYLHWAVEETRRGSGEWICCFDLETELFSTFPAPPLPSSTGVYSSRSLCVLRDCLCVTDISTTDGSIIIWLMEECEHSWTKIFVIPDVDRLPDVDVWPIRIFENGDVLMGCEDGTLFCYSNETKNFDYDIVSQEDRAPFPSTFVYAPSFVSLKSFAMENACSF; from the exons ATGGGCGaaaatttcttcaaatatcTTCCATCTGAAACCGTATTAGATATCCTCTCAAGAGTCCCCACTCGAGAAGTTATGGCGTGCAAGTGTGTTTGTAAGCCATGGCTCGGTCTGCTCGCTACTCCTGAATTTGTGAATGCACACATATCGAGATCAGTTCTAGGGTTTGCAGTTGAAACACGCCCACAGTCATTTAAAATGGTTGAAATTGTGGAAGAGCTTGATGAGGAGCATCGTTTGGACGTGACCTTCAGCTTCAAACTCCCTTTCAATGAAATGATTCATAGTTCAGGCAATGGTTTGTTCTTTCTAAAAGACTTTGCTTATGGTGTTCTTATCCTGTGCAATCCGATCACATGTGCCTATATCATggagaattttggatttggagtgaGCAGAATGACCGGCCAATATACGGTGGTCAGGATTTTCGTTGAAAAATCATGGGAGGAGGAGTGCAATTATGA GTTAGATGTTGGAGGGATACTCGTGAATGGGTATCTTCATTGGGCCGTCGAGGAAACCAGAAGAGGCTCTGGTGAATGGATTTgttgctttgatcttgaaacgGAACTATTTAGCACCTTCCCTGCTCCTCCTCTTCCTAGTAGTACAGGTGTTTACTCTAGTAGGTCACTCTGTGTTTTGCGGGATTGCCTTTGTGTAACCGATATTTCAACCACTGATGGAAGCATTATAATCTGGTTGATGGAGGAATGCGAGCACAGTTGGACAAAGATATTTGTCATCCCTGATGTTGATAGGCTTCCTGATGTTGATGTTTGGCCGATTAGAATTTTCGAAAATGGCGACGTCTTGATGGGATGCGAGGATGGCACGCTATTCTGCTATTCCAATGAAACGAAAAATTTTGACTACGACATTGTGTCTCAAGAGGATCGTGCACCGTTCCCCTCTACATTCGTGTATGCCCCGAGCTTTGTCTCTCTCAAGAGTTTTGCTATGGAGAATGCATGCTCATTTTGA